A DNA window from Cryptosporangium phraense contains the following coding sequences:
- a CDS encoding tetratricopeptide repeat protein yields the protein MGSLGPDGPPGPTGPGPAGPTGSTGPGQLAPDGDYFALLGLDRRADEATIRQRITAERRKWRRRTAAPDIDARQEAERWMAALDLAERTLLGGESPRRPPLPPDEDANTGAPHASAATEPPETPPDGARPGPPPQAPAAREWLVRAVEQLKSGQSDLAIFTARRAVDEDPQNAYAWSVLADAAARSDDTETAQSAIERALALEPESAHLHAERGWILDRGGRPERAVAAYRTAAELDTERIDYRVRIVTALLRAGRVDEAVREGEDAYRARPDDGDVRTALGTALAERAVAAQHELEDGRLVIASDAQASYVYALASRGISIRPADPAVLNDLEQQREYARRARRRKFSPNAFRRNWRWPVGLGLLLVSGCCCAPNIWRASQGGDLVQKSFAVGLLIVVLTFLGALLYTCFEPVYRRNAALIARTVPRRVGRGPGDRADGQPGKGGSFRPEAGDDEPDDAQAGGRTRGRRIPWRRGGGTA from the coding sequence GTGGGCAGCCTCGGGCCTGACGGGCCACCCGGGCCGACCGGCCCAGGGCCGGCCGGGCCGACAGGGTCGACCGGGCCCGGCCAGCTGGCCCCCGACGGCGACTACTTCGCGCTGCTCGGCCTCGATCGCCGCGCCGACGAAGCCACGATCCGCCAGCGCATCACCGCCGAACGTCGCAAGTGGCGTCGCCGCACGGCGGCGCCCGACATCGACGCTCGGCAGGAGGCCGAGCGCTGGATGGCCGCCCTCGACCTGGCCGAACGCACGCTGCTGGGCGGCGAGAGCCCCCGCCGGCCCCCGCTCCCGCCCGACGAGGACGCCAACACCGGCGCACCGCACGCGTCCGCCGCCACCGAGCCCCCGGAGACGCCACCGGACGGCGCCCGGCCCGGCCCACCTCCGCAAGCCCCGGCCGCGCGCGAATGGCTGGTCCGGGCGGTCGAGCAGCTCAAGAGCGGCCAGTCCGATCTGGCGATCTTCACCGCCCGCCGCGCGGTGGACGAGGACCCGCAGAACGCCTACGCCTGGTCGGTGCTGGCCGACGCGGCCGCCCGCTCCGACGACACCGAGACCGCCCAGTCGGCGATCGAGCGGGCGCTGGCCCTCGAACCCGAGTCCGCCCACCTGCACGCCGAGCGGGGCTGGATCCTCGACCGCGGCGGACGTCCCGAGCGGGCCGTCGCCGCCTACCGCACCGCCGCCGAGCTCGACACCGAACGGATCGACTACCGGGTCCGCATCGTCACCGCGCTGCTGCGGGCCGGCCGCGTCGACGAGGCCGTCCGCGAGGGGGAAGACGCCTACCGCGCCCGCCCCGACGACGGCGACGTCCGCACTGCGCTGGGCACCGCGCTGGCCGAGCGGGCGGTCGCGGCCCAGCACGAGCTCGAGGACGGCCGGCTGGTCATCGCCAGCGACGCCCAGGCCAGTTACGTCTACGCGCTGGCCAGCCGCGGCATCTCGATCCGGCCGGCCGACCCGGCCGTGCTGAACGACCTCGAGCAGCAGCGGGAGTACGCCCGCCGGGCCCGGCGCCGGAAGTTCTCCCCGAACGCGTTCCGGCGCAACTGGCGCTGGCCGGTCGGGCTCGGCCTGCTGTTGGTCTCGGGCTGCTGCTGTGCGCCGAACATCTGGCGGGCCAGCCAGGGCGGAGACCTCGTCCAGAAGTCGTTCGCTGTCGGGCTCCTGATCGTCGTGCTGACGTTTCTTGGAGCACTCCTGTACACCTGCTTCGAACCGGTCTACCGGCGCAACGCCGCGCTCATCGCCCGGACGGTGCCTCGGCGCGTCGGCCGCGGCCCCGGCGACCGGGCCGACGGCCAACCCGGCAAGGGCGGCTCGTTCCGGCCCGAGGCGGGCGACGACGAGCCCGACGACGCCCAGGCCGGTGGGCGCACCAGAGGCCGCCGCATTCCGTGGCGCAGAGGCGGGGGTACGGCATGA
- a CDS encoding Hsp70 family protein, whose amino-acid sequence MSAIGIDLGTTFSAAAAVAENGEPYILRNREGHSTTPSVVCFRDNKPVVGLAARRSVTAAPADCVEFVKRHMGDPTWRFPTTTGEEYSAEQISALILKRVAEDASTALGAPASEAVITVPAYFDDARRKATADAGEIAGLDVLRVLNEPTAAALAFGYNADREETLLVYDLGGGTFDCTVMRMGYGRFDVLATAGDRNLGGFDFDNALMIHVAELLQKATGLWLLAPGLDDGETEAILREHCEQAKRQLSTLPEAKISMDVDGGEHVVTVTRPTFEALTRPLLRRTEEIVQEVMEEAAVGFGRLGSVLMVGGSTRMPMVTAMVEKVTGVRADRSVHPDEAVALGAAVLADVLANARRKPEGRPRRTVSVNDVTSQGVGVVARARNSGEQVNSIVIPRNTPIPCQGRRRFRTLAENQREVLLVVTEGDDQDLRFATVVGSARLAIPQKSGAVEFDIVISYDADGIIHVSLTEPDDGQQIAEFDIDRQANLDAADIHRMRAALRSLEVG is encoded by the coding sequence ATGAGCGCGATCGGCATCGATCTGGGCACGACGTTCTCGGCAGCGGCCGCGGTGGCCGAGAACGGCGAGCCGTACATCCTGCGCAACCGCGAGGGCCACTCCACGACCCCGTCGGTCGTCTGCTTCCGCGACAACAAGCCGGTGGTCGGGCTGGCCGCGCGCCGGTCGGTGACCGCGGCGCCGGCCGACTGCGTGGAGTTCGTCAAGCGGCACATGGGCGACCCCACCTGGCGATTCCCGACCACGACCGGTGAGGAGTACAGCGCCGAGCAGATCAGCGCGCTGATCCTCAAGCGCGTCGCCGAGGACGCCTCGACCGCGCTCGGCGCGCCCGCGTCCGAGGCCGTCATCACGGTGCCGGCCTACTTCGACGACGCCCGCCGCAAGGCCACCGCCGACGCCGGGGAGATCGCCGGGCTCGACGTCCTCCGGGTGCTCAACGAGCCGACGGCGGCCGCGCTGGCGTTCGGCTACAACGCCGACCGCGAGGAGACGCTGCTCGTCTACGACCTCGGCGGCGGGACGTTCGACTGCACGGTCATGCGGATGGGCTACGGCCGGTTCGACGTCCTGGCCACCGCCGGTGACCGCAACCTGGGCGGGTTCGACTTCGACAACGCGCTGATGATCCACGTCGCCGAGCTGCTGCAGAAGGCCACCGGCCTGTGGCTGCTGGCCCCCGGCCTCGACGACGGCGAGACCGAGGCGATCCTGCGCGAGCACTGCGAACAGGCCAAGCGCCAGCTCTCCACGCTCCCCGAGGCGAAGATCTCGATGGACGTCGACGGCGGCGAGCACGTCGTCACCGTGACCCGGCCCACGTTCGAGGCGCTCACCCGCCCGCTGCTCCGGCGCACCGAGGAGATCGTCCAGGAGGTCATGGAGGAGGCGGCGGTCGGTTTCGGCCGGCTGGGAAGCGTCCTCATGGTGGGCGGGTCGACCCGGATGCCGATGGTGACCGCCATGGTGGAGAAGGTGACCGGCGTGCGCGCCGACCGTTCGGTCCATCCGGACGAGGCGGTCGCGCTCGGCGCGGCCGTTCTGGCCGACGTGCTGGCGAACGCGCGCCGGAAGCCGGAGGGCCGTCCACGGCGGACCGTGAGCGTGAACGACGTCACATCGCAGGGCGTCGGGGTGGTCGCCCGGGCGCGCAACAGCGGCGAGCAGGTCAACTCGATCGTCATCCCGCGCAACACCCCGATCCCGTGCCAGGGCCGGCGGCGGTTCCGGACCCTGGCCGAGAACCAGCGCGAGGTGTTACTGGTGGTCACCGAGGGGGACGACCAGGACCTCCGGTTCGCCACCGTCGTCGGCTCGGCCCGGCTGGCTATCCCGCAGAAGTCCGGCGCGGTCGAGTTCGACATCGTGATTTCGTACGACGCCGACGGCATCATCCACGTCTCGCTGACCGAGCCCGACGACGGCCAGCAGATCGCCGAGTTCGACATCGACCGTCAGGCCAATCTGGACGCCGCCGACATTCATCGCATGCGCGCTGCCCTCCGCAGCCTCGAGGTCGGGTGA
- a CDS encoding FtsK/SpoIIIE domain-containing protein, which produces MMPPRTNESGGGPGGPGTRRAGGRWSRARRENDRPPQDRLRDDSPLSGGDSEGDPLPDEERQIRTTFLRLRGTVDAILAASDAGRSAATGAYDIAERDAARRTHRAIERAGAEADAAYEHARDILGNRAQRIAPFAASADWDDPGWRSADFLGGRGEGDEPVRHLRLGTLSVPGAGQRTGHAKPDHLPALIPLLDVASLGLIAEGDDREWPIGTIHALLLRALATQPPGRLEIVTYDPRIRGVTSPFSALRKAGNDLLADPLATPAELTKRLIQLRAAVMRVAELAGAHGETSLGGLTRTTGVQPEPYRLLVVCDYPYGIDGDAQTELIRLAEGGPRRGVSLLVHHDPRVPPDANVDPGDLLKHLNTARGRNSAVTVNALPAVTVRPDDAPSRQLIESVSARVAEGARRGAAPVVDFSALLPPAGELWSESAIRGMTAKIGRSGLDVVELELRGSDPSLPNVLIGGASGQGKSNLLLVLLHSIAASYSPDEVAMFLLDFKDGLEFDRLGPRPGRPWHLPHARVLGLEGDRAFGLAVLRYLDGEFRRRAEQFRLAGANDLAGYRTLRPNETVPRLLLVIDEFQVLVAEDDDIARASIVILETLARRGRAVGVHLVLASQTLSGIETLVTKERSIFGQFPWRVSLKTEASESEAVLGRQNTEAAQLRFRGEIVLNREYGDPAHNRRGVVAYADEHLLDELRRELYERAGRPMAPRVFYAARPSDPNLLTAALQRVLIDAPPGDDTKFALLGLPVDVDPAPVAFGLTADPGRTLAIVGDGRDDAFGTLGAVVWSLAAQHVRGGAEFVLLDAVGGDAGSPETALLAEAAGAYDHKVHHHTGSAVGRGLSELAEIVDERIATGGKHADLTAERRPVYVLGIGLHRAARLDHYDDTGTAPTDALRTLVREGPLVDVHLIGWWNSLRVFSEHLGYEFTSLVGGYVFLRAPEADVQGVLGPYLRYEPQAHRGLFCDLSHGGRPVPVVPFGLPNGGGQ; this is translated from the coding sequence ATGATGCCTCCACGCACGAACGAGTCCGGCGGTGGACCGGGCGGTCCGGGCACCCGCCGGGCCGGTGGACGCTGGTCCCGGGCCCGCCGCGAGAACGACCGACCTCCGCAGGACCGGCTGCGCGACGACTCGCCGCTGAGCGGCGGCGACTCCGAGGGCGACCCGCTGCCCGACGAGGAACGCCAGATCCGCACGACGTTCCTGCGGCTGCGCGGCACGGTCGACGCGATCCTGGCCGCGTCCGACGCCGGCCGCAGCGCCGCCACCGGCGCCTACGACATCGCCGAACGGGACGCGGCCCGCCGCACGCACCGGGCGATCGAGCGGGCCGGCGCCGAGGCCGACGCGGCCTACGAGCACGCCCGCGACATCCTGGGCAACCGCGCCCAGCGGATCGCGCCGTTCGCCGCGTCCGCCGACTGGGACGATCCGGGCTGGCGCTCGGCCGACTTTCTCGGCGGCCGCGGCGAAGGCGACGAGCCGGTCCGGCACCTGCGGCTCGGAACGCTCTCGGTGCCCGGCGCCGGTCAGCGCACCGGCCACGCGAAACCCGATCACCTGCCCGCGCTCATCCCGCTGCTCGACGTCGCCTCGCTCGGGCTGATCGCCGAGGGCGACGACCGCGAATGGCCGATCGGCACCATCCACGCGCTGCTGCTGCGAGCGCTGGCCACCCAGCCGCCCGGGCGGCTGGAGATCGTCACCTACGACCCGCGGATCCGGGGCGTCACGAGCCCGTTCTCGGCGCTGCGCAAGGCCGGCAACGACCTGCTGGCCGACCCGCTGGCCACGCCGGCCGAGCTGACCAAGCGGCTGATCCAGCTGCGGGCCGCGGTGATGCGCGTCGCCGAGCTGGCCGGTGCGCACGGCGAGACGAGCCTGGGCGGCCTCACCAGGACCACCGGCGTGCAGCCCGAGCCGTACCGGCTGCTCGTCGTCTGCGACTACCCGTACGGCATCGACGGCGACGCCCAGACCGAGCTGATCCGGCTGGCCGAGGGCGGTCCGCGCCGAGGCGTCTCGCTGCTCGTCCACCACGACCCGCGGGTGCCGCCGGACGCCAACGTCGACCCGGGCGACCTGCTCAAGCACCTGAACACGGCCCGGGGCCGGAACTCGGCGGTGACGGTCAACGCGTTGCCCGCGGTGACGGTCCGGCCCGATGACGCGCCGAGCCGCCAGCTGATCGAGAGCGTGTCGGCGCGGGTCGCCGAAGGGGCCCGGCGGGGTGCGGCTCCGGTCGTCGACTTCTCCGCGCTGCTGCCGCCCGCCGGCGAGCTGTGGTCGGAGAGCGCGATCAGGGGCATGACCGCGAAGATCGGCCGGTCGGGGTTGGACGTCGTCGAGCTCGAGCTGCGCGGCTCCGACCCGTCGCTGCCGAACGTGCTGATCGGCGGGGCGTCCGGGCAGGGCAAGTCGAACCTGCTGCTGGTGCTGCTCCATTCGATCGCTGCGAGTTACTCGCCCGACGAAGTCGCGATGTTCCTGCTCGACTTCAAGGACGGGCTGGAGTTCGACCGGCTCGGCCCGCGTCCGGGGCGTCCCTGGCACCTGCCGCACGCCCGGGTGCTGGGCCTGGAGGGCGACCGCGCGTTCGGGCTGGCCGTGCTGCGCTACCTCGACGGGGAGTTCCGCCGCCGGGCCGAGCAGTTCCGGCTGGCCGGCGCGAACGACCTGGCCGGCTACCGGACGCTGCGTCCGAACGAGACCGTGCCCCGGCTCCTGCTGGTGATCGACGAGTTCCAGGTGCTGGTCGCCGAGGACGACGACATCGCCCGGGCGTCGATCGTGATCCTGGAGACGCTGGCCCGCCGTGGCCGCGCGGTGGGCGTCCACCTGGTGCTGGCCTCGCAGACGTTGAGCGGCATCGAGACGCTGGTGACCAAGGAGCGGTCGATCTTCGGCCAGTTCCCCTGGCGGGTGTCGCTGAAGACCGAGGCGTCGGAGTCCGAGGCGGTGCTCGGGCGGCAGAACACCGAGGCCGCCCAGCTGCGGTTCCGGGGCGAGATCGTGCTCAACCGCGAGTACGGCGACCCGGCCCACAACCGCCGGGGTGTGGTCGCCTACGCCGACGAGCATCTGCTCGACGAGCTCCGTCGCGAGCTCTACGAGCGGGCCGGCCGTCCGATGGCGCCCCGGGTCTTCTACGCGGCCCGGCCGTCCGACCCGAACCTGCTCACCGCGGCGCTGCAGCGGGTCCTCATCGACGCCCCGCCCGGCGACGACACGAAGTTCGCGCTGCTCGGTCTGCCCGTCGACGTCGACCCGGCGCCGGTCGCGTTCGGACTCACCGCCGACCCCGGCCGCACGCTGGCGATCGTCGGCGACGGCCGGGACGACGCGTTCGGCACGCTCGGGGCCGTCGTCTGGTCGCTGGCCGCCCAGCACGTCCGCGGCGGGGCCGAATTCGTGCTGCTGGACGCCGTCGGCGGTGACGCCGGTTCGCCGGAGACCGCGCTGCTCGCGGAAGCGGCCGGGGCGTACGACCACAAGGTCCACCACCACACCGGCAGCGCGGTCGGGCGGGGCCTGTCCGAGCTGGCGGAGATCGTCGACGAGCGGATCGCGACCGGCGGGAAGCACGCCGACCTCACCGCGGAGCGGCGCCCGGTCTACGTGCTCGGCATCGGCCTGCACCGGGCCGCCCGGCTCGACCACTACGACGACACCGGCACGGCGCCGACCGACGCGCTGCGGACGCTGGTGCGCGAAGGCCCGCTGGTCGACGTCCACCTGATCGGCTGGTGGAACAGCCTGCGGGTGTTCAGCGAGCACCTCGGGTACGAGTTCACGTCGCTGGTCGGGGGTTACGTGTTCCTGCGGGCGCCGGAGGCCGACGTCCAGGGCGTCCTCGGGCCCTACCTGCGGTACGAGCCGCAGGCGCACCGGGGTCTGTTCTGCGACCTCTCGCACGGTGGCCGGCCGGTGCCGGTGGTGCCGTTCGGGCTGCCGAACGGAGGTGGGCAGTGA